A section of the Candidatus Bathyarchaeota archaeon genome encodes:
- a CDS encoding aldolase/citrate lyase family protein: protein MKNLVKEKLRRGGNALGTFVELGHPDVTEILSHSGLDYLLIDGEHSPMGFETMERMIRAMMGTDCTPIVRPQWNDPVIIKRILDLGAHGIVVPWVNNEDEARAAVSAARYPPEGIRGWGPRTAARWDPDYRETANEEVLVAVQIETEEALNNFDAIIGVDGVDACYIGPWDLSNNLGFSVPPDYENKVFTDAVEQVLKVATDHGKPAGMWCNLDSVVWAVKKGFRFNTVINADLMLAYGAAEAVKRGREAG from the coding sequence ATGAAAAATCTAGTCAAGGAAAAACTCCGAAGAGGAGGAAACGCCTTGGGGACCTTTGTGGAGCTCGGGCACCCAGACGTGACCGAGATCCTCAGCCACAGCGGGCTTGACTATTTGCTGATCGATGGGGAGCACAGTCCCATGGGATTTGAGACCATGGAGCGCATGATTCGGGCCATGATGGGTACTGACTGCACGCCAATCGTGCGGCCTCAATGGAACGACCCTGTCATCATCAAGCGTATCTTAGATTTGGGGGCACACGGTATCGTCGTGCCTTGGGTGAACAACGAGGATGAGGCAAGGGCGGCGGTGAGCGCGGCGAGGTATCCCCCGGAGGGTATTAGGGGCTGGGGCCCGAGAACCGCTGCGAGATGGGATCCAGATTATAGGGAGACCGCCAACGAAGAAGTGCTCGTGGCCGTCCAGATTGAGACGGAGGAGGCTCTCAATAACTTTGATGCCATTATTGGAGTTGACGGGGTCGACGCCTGCTATATCGGTCCCTGGGATTTGAGTAACAATCTCGGGTTCAGCGTCCCTCCAGACTACGAAAATAAGGTGTTCACCGATGCCGTTGAGCAGGTGCTTAAAGTGGCCACTGATCACGGAAAGCCCGCCGGTATGTGGTGTAACCTTGACAGCGTAGTATGGGCTGTAAAGAAGGGTTTCAGGTTTAACACCGTCATCAACGCTGATCTGATGCTTGCGTATGGCGCTGCCGAAGCTGTGAAAAGAGGAAGGGAAGCAGGGTAA
- a CDS encoding amidohydrolase family protein, with the protein MSGDMKNREIAFSNFTLIDGNGGNPLENVTLLVNESKITAVGGRGEVEVPNNVKTLNLDGRTMIPGLIDAHLHFSGGRPASSGMGYPGRGRMGELWRAFRAANDAKAMLYMGYTGAKDCGSNIAIGLKRAIEEGTTPGPRIMAAGGSISNTYGHVGRDPMPVEQAEALGREHPNGVPECLRLVRTRFREGADFIKIASGLWGESRIFPKCMPSFSYDEVKAICDEAHRAYSTVASHCQGKESIMTGLRAGVDTFEHAREFDEECAKLMLKEDKIYSPTLAVVIEGPDFAGHIDEEKKLFNSWQNESLRIAHEYGVKIASGTDFSGGDSLGGRAMGMNALDLQRLVEGGLSPMEAIVSATKVSSEAMMMEDSTGTLESSKLADFVVINGDPLRDISMLQVEDRIGMVIKGGEIIVKRF; encoded by the coding sequence TTGTCGGGCGACATGAAAAACAGGGAAATTGCTTTTTCAAACTTTACTCTGATAGACGGAAATGGGGGAAATCCACTCGAGAACGTCACGCTGCTCGTAAACGAGTCAAAAATAACGGCGGTAGGCGGAAGAGGGGAGGTTGAGGTTCCGAATAACGTGAAGACCCTAAACTTGGATGGTAGAACCATGATACCGGGCCTCATTGACGCCCACCTCCACTTTAGCGGAGGCAGACCAGCGAGCTCGGGAATGGGCTATCCAGGAAGGGGGCGCATGGGAGAGTTGTGGAGAGCATTCAGGGCAGCTAACGATGCCAAAGCCATGCTATACATGGGATACACCGGAGCCAAAGACTGCGGCAGCAACATCGCCATAGGCCTAAAGAGGGCCATCGAAGAGGGGACCACCCCAGGCCCTAGGATTATGGCGGCAGGGGGGAGCATAAGTAACACCTACGGACATGTCGGAAGAGATCCTATGCCCGTGGAACAAGCAGAGGCCTTGGGTAGAGAGCATCCTAACGGTGTGCCAGAGTGCCTCAGACTGGTGAGGACACGGTTCAGGGAGGGCGCAGACTTCATTAAGATAGCCAGCGGACTATGGGGCGAGAGCCGGATATTCCCCAAGTGTATGCCAAGCTTCTCATATGATGAGGTTAAGGCCATCTGCGATGAGGCCCATAGGGCCTATTCTACAGTCGCCTCTCACTGCCAAGGAAAAGAATCCATCATGACCGGCCTTAGGGCCGGAGTGGACACCTTCGAACACGCCCGCGAGTTTGACGAGGAGTGTGCCAAGCTGATGCTAAAGGAAGACAAGATATACTCACCGACCCTAGCCGTGGTTATCGAGGGGCCGGATTTCGCAGGGCATATCGACGAGGAAAAGAAACTCTTCAACAGTTGGCAGAATGAGTCTCTACGCATCGCCCATGAATATGGCGTGAAGATCGCCTCAGGCACCGATTTCAGCGGAGGAGACAGCCTAGGCGGTCGCGCCATGGGGATGAACGCGCTGGACCTCCAGAGGCTCGTAGAGGGGGGGCTGTCCCCTATGGAGGCCATAGTCTCAGCAACTAAGGTGTCATCCGAGGCCATGATGATGGAAGACTCAACAGGCACCCTGGAGTCGAGCAAGCTGGCCGATTTTGTCGTTATCAATGGTGATCCCCTTAGGGACATCTCCATGCTTCAAGTGGAAGATAGGATCGGCATGGTCATTAAGGGCGGAGAGATAATTGTAAAGCGGTTCTAG
- a CDS encoding ribonuclease Z encodes MKIIFLGTGGTMPTQRRGVSAIALKRNRELILFDCGEGTQRRMLEAGLGFRRPTKVFISHLHGDHVLGLPGLLQSMTLLNREKPLEVYGPTGLKNFIRAFSETLGGPGFPVKLYEIVSEGVVYQGYEYSMAAVEADHEPPSWSYILKEHPKPGRFHPEKAEALDVPKGTLWKRLQQGEDVVLEDGRSIKSLEIVDPPRLGLKVTYSGDTRPSEKLAMAAEGSDLLIHEATFDDTLTERAGIYRHSTAAQAAEIAVKANVKKLILTHISSRYPEPFHLLEAAKAIFSETTIAEDLYEIELS; translated from the coding sequence TTGAAGATAATATTCCTCGGAACTGGAGGCACAATGCCCACTCAGCGAAGAGGGGTATCCGCAATTGCGCTAAAGAGGAACCGGGAGCTTATCCTCTTTGACTGTGGCGAAGGAACCCAGCGTCGCATGTTAGAGGCAGGTCTTGGGTTCCGAAGACCAACTAAAGTCTTCATCAGCCACCTCCATGGGGACCATGTTCTGGGCCTCCCTGGCTTACTCCAGTCCATGACCCTTCTCAACCGGGAGAAGCCACTAGAGGTCTATGGTCCAACGGGCCTAAAGAATTTTATTAGAGCCTTCAGCGAAACCCTAGGTGGTCCCGGATTTCCAGTTAAGTTATACGAGATCGTCTCTGAGGGGGTCGTCTACCAAGGATACGAGTACTCTATGGCAGCAGTGGAGGCGGACCACGAACCTCCCAGCTGGTCCTATATCCTCAAGGAACACCCTAAGCCTGGGAGGTTCCATCCAGAAAAGGCAGAGGCTCTCGATGTGCCGAAAGGGACCCTATGGAAGCGGCTTCAGCAGGGGGAGGATGTGGTACTCGAGGATGGGAGATCCATAAAATCTTTGGAGATTGTCGACCCGCCTAGATTGGGACTCAAGGTCACTTACAGCGGAGACACAAGGCCCAGTGAGAAGCTTGCTATGGCTGCCGAAGGATCTGATCTCCTCATCCACGAGGCCACTTTTGACGACACGCTAACAGAGAGGGCTGGGATATACAGGCACTCCACAGCCGCCCAGGCCGCAGAGATCGCTGTCAAAGCAAATGTGAAAAAGCTGATTCTCACCCATATCAGCTCCAGATACCCCGAACCTTTTCACCTCCTAGAGGCGGCGAAGGCGATATTCTCTGAGACAACAATCGCTGAGGATCTCTATGAGATAGAGTTGTCTTGA
- a CDS encoding amidase, whose translation MRDGSVSPIELTGKFIERLETLGPRYNAIVTVTKERAMEQAERAETEIREGNYRGPLHGIPYGAKDLLATSGGIPTSWGAAPFRNRTFDYDASIIMKLDDAGAVLASKLAMVEIAGGMGYHQPNASFTGPGRNPWDPDMWTGGSSSGSGAAVAAGLVPFAIGSETWGSILSPANNCGVAGLRPTYGRVSRFGAMALSWTLDKLGPLCLTADDCGIVLEAIAGPDPKDQTAADIKYDYDDVDSGSHFKLAILQGALESCDEAVKENFESSLRVLEGFASIENIELPDLPYEAVTRTILNGEAASAFEDFTENGLAGELTAPECHYGPYARTTVLAKDYLKALRLRGVICEIVNEAMEPFDAVVAPSRNSPASPISQKFRKAAPGTVRDTMGAVGNGAGLPSISIPNGFTSMVLPTGIQFMGRPYKENTIIAVARKYQSKTDWHLKHPKNLVPKV comes from the coding sequence ATCCGAGACGGATCCGTATCACCCATCGAGCTCACAGGGAAGTTCATAGAGCGGTTGGAGACCCTCGGGCCGAGGTACAACGCCATTGTCACCGTCACAAAGGAGAGAGCGATGGAGCAGGCTGAGAGAGCCGAGACTGAGATTCGAGAGGGAAACTACAGGGGACCCCTCCACGGTATACCCTACGGCGCCAAGGACCTCCTGGCCACCTCCGGTGGAATACCTACCTCTTGGGGTGCCGCCCCTTTCAGGAACCGGACGTTTGACTATGATGCCAGCATTATCATGAAGCTGGATGATGCCGGTGCAGTATTGGCCTCAAAACTGGCGATGGTGGAGATCGCTGGAGGCATGGGTTACCACCAACCAAACGCCTCTTTCACAGGTCCCGGGCGGAATCCATGGGATCCAGATATGTGGACAGGAGGGTCCTCAAGCGGTTCAGGGGCGGCAGTGGCGGCAGGTTTGGTGCCCTTCGCGATCGGCTCCGAGACCTGGGGCTCAATCCTCAGTCCGGCTAATAACTGCGGAGTTGCAGGTCTCCGACCTACATATGGGCGGGTGAGCCGATTTGGAGCCATGGCACTAAGCTGGACCCTTGATAAACTCGGGCCCCTCTGCCTGACCGCGGACGACTGTGGTATCGTTTTAGAAGCCATTGCGGGACCAGACCCCAAAGACCAGACCGCCGCTGACATCAAATATGACTATGATGACGTTGACTCTGGATCCCATTTTAAGCTCGCTATTCTCCAAGGGGCCCTTGAGAGTTGCGATGAGGCCGTCAAAGAAAACTTCGAGAGCTCCCTCAGAGTCCTTGAGGGTTTCGCGAGCATCGAGAATATTGAGTTACCTGACCTCCCATATGAGGCGGTCACGCGGACCATATTGAATGGGGAGGCAGCAAGCGCCTTTGAAGATTTCACTGAAAACGGCTTGGCAGGAGAGTTGACCGCCCCAGAGTGCCATTATGGCCCGTACGCTAGGACAACGGTGCTAGCCAAGGACTATCTAAAGGCATTAAGGCTGAGAGGTGTTATCTGTGAAATAGTCAACGAAGCCATGGAGCCCTTTGATGCAGTAGTAGCCCCCTCTAGGAACTCACCGGCGTCCCCAATAAGTCAAAAGTTCAGAAAGGCCGCACCGGGAACCGTCCGGGACACTATGGGGGCGGTCGGGAACGGGGCAGGTCTTCCATCTATCTCCATCCCGAATGGGTTCACCTCGATGGTGCTACCCACGGGGATCCAGTTTATGGGGAGACCATACAAGGAAAATACGATAATCGCTGTAGCCCGGAAGTATCAATCCAAGACAGATTGGCATCTCAAACACCCGAAAAACCTAGTTCCTAAAGTGTAG
- a CDS encoding radical SAM protein, translating to MYTIHTVISWMWRFSRPDAARALDDARVRRSLPRYVDVVKNGKHAKFLLNTMMNVDFSPQDATERLWEFHENLLETYPHIEKKADGGQYPNQLRGERSFLDLKIELGKRIMKGCHFCEKRCNTDRFSGEKGECSAGTTFSLSSCFPHLGEEPELVPSGTVFTLGCTIQCIHCQNWGLSQWQEHGTPMGPRGMALLIERLREQGCRNINMVGGDPTPYCWLWLRTMAHVDASIATVWNSNSYYSRETSLLLAGFIDLYLLDFKYGNDSCAAEISRAPGYWEACTRNHLMADRYGEVIIRVLVLPGHNKCCTKPILEWIAGNLGPWTRVNLMFQYRSEWRAREHKELGRRLNRQETDEALLIAREVGLMNLVSG from the coding sequence TTGTATACCATTCACACCGTAATCAGCTGGATGTGGAGATTTAGCCGCCCCGACGCTGCAAGGGCACTTGATGACGCGAGAGTCCGAAGAAGCCTACCCAGGTACGTCGATGTAGTGAAAAACGGAAAGCATGCAAAATTTCTCCTAAATACAATGATGAACGTCGATTTCTCACCACAAGATGCCACCGAGAGACTCTGGGAGTTCCATGAAAATCTACTGGAAACATATCCTCATATCGAAAAGAAGGCTGACGGCGGACAGTATCCAAATCAGTTGAGAGGGGAGAGATCGTTCTTGGACCTCAAAATAGAGCTTGGGAAGCGTATCATGAAGGGCTGCCATTTCTGTGAGAAGAGATGCAATACTGACCGCTTCTCCGGAGAGAAGGGTGAATGCTCGGCTGGAACAACATTCAGCCTCTCTAGCTGCTTTCCCCACTTGGGGGAGGAGCCCGAACTCGTCCCGTCAGGGACCGTTTTCACCCTGGGCTGCACAATCCAGTGCATCCACTGCCAGAACTGGGGCTTAAGCCAGTGGCAGGAACATGGGACCCCCATGGGTCCGAGGGGAATGGCGTTACTAATAGAGAGGCTGAGAGAGCAAGGGTGCAGGAACATCAATATGGTGGGCGGGGACCCCACGCCTTACTGTTGGCTCTGGCTTCGGACCATGGCCCACGTCGACGCCAGCATCGCTACAGTCTGGAATAGCAATAGCTACTACAGTAGGGAGACTAGCCTACTTCTCGCCGGATTCATCGATCTCTACCTCCTTGACTTTAAGTACGGGAACGATTCCTGTGCCGCCGAGATCTCCAGGGCCCCGGGATACTGGGAGGCATGTACCCGGAACCATCTTATGGCCGACAGGTATGGCGAGGTGATCATCCGGGTGCTGGTGCTCCCGGGACACAATAAATGCTGCACCAAGCCCATCTTGGAGTGGATTGCGGGAAACCTAGGCCCATGGACAAGGGTTAATCTAATGTTCCAATATCGGTCAGAATGGAGAGCCAGAGAACACAAAGAACTTGGAAGGAGATTAAATAGACAGGAGACAGACGAGGCATTACTGATCGCTCGGGAAGTTGGGTTGATGAACCTCGTGTCAGGGTGA
- a CDS encoding cupin domain-containing protein gives MVQKNKPKIKRINGLKEEHFGQIFRRVFFSPKTTGNNYLKMAYIDVPPGATGTSHVHLGEEMVYTIKGKALFQLDGKDYLLEEGTCFLIPPDTEHPARVVGNENWVAVAVYCDECPVLKKALYKEDMAYPMSKC, from the coding sequence ATGGTTCAGAAAAATAAACCAAAAATCAAACGAATCAATGGTCTTAAAGAAGAGCATTTTGGTCAAATCTTCAGGCGAGTATTCTTTTCTCCCAAAACCACTGGCAATAATTATCTCAAGATGGCGTATATTGACGTGCCACCTGGAGCCACGGGTACATCCCATGTTCACCTGGGAGAAGAAATGGTATACACTATAAAAGGGAAAGCGCTTTTTCAACTAGATGGTAAAGATTACTTGTTGGAGGAGGGCACATGTTTTCTGATTCCCCCAGACACTGAACATCCAGCACGAGTTGTTGGAAATGAAAACTGGGTAGCGGTTGCAGTTTATTGTGATGAATGTCCTGTTCTCAAAAAAGCGCTATACAAAGAAGACATGGCATACCCCATGTCTAAGTGTTAA
- a CDS encoding 2-dehydropantoate 2-reductase N-terminal domain-containing protein — protein sequence MRFIIYGAGAVGSIIGGHMYKANNDVLLIANTHHANIINKNGLELNTPDDKYILDIPAYNNISRIKSFKDDDVIFLTMKSQHVLRSLGQLRASAGRDIPVFCFQNGISTEPLAQRVFTNIYGGVISMAGIFLKPGIVYDSVNNGRCFVEVGAYPRGIDCIAKKVAESLKDSGFAGGLNKEVMMTKGAKCLQSLGHALLAITDGKGDQDSFQRSLRYEAKQVWSRVGIKWEDLDLFKYRAGKERGEIIRNKIFLENSTIVSSWQSLVRETGNIEVWQINGDVVDLGKMLNIETPYNEIVCRVAHKMAINGEKPGKYSIQDLLRKIG from the coding sequence ATGCGTTTCATAATATATGGTGCAGGTGCAGTGGGTAGCATTATTGGAGGACATATGTATAAGGCAAATAATGATGTATTATTGATAGCTAATACTCATCATGCGAATATAATAAATAAAAATGGATTAGAATTGAATACTCCTGATGATAAGTATATACTAGATATCCCTGCATATAACAATATATCAAGAATAAAATCTTTCAAAGATGATGATGTAATATTTCTAACCATGAAATCACAACATGTGCTAAGAAGTTTAGGACAATTGCGAGCAAGCGCTGGTAGAGATATACCAGTTTTCTGTTTCCAGAATGGGATAAGCACTGAGCCTCTTGCACAGAGAGTGTTCACCAATATTTATGGGGGAGTAATATCCATGGCAGGTATTTTCCTAAAGCCAGGAATAGTTTACGACAGCGTAAATAATGGTAGATGCTTTGTAGAGGTAGGAGCCTACCCACGTGGTATAGATTGCATCGCAAAAAAAGTTGCCGAGTCTCTGAAGGACTCGGGTTTTGCAGGGGGCTTGAATAAGGAAGTTATGATGACAAAAGGGGCTAAGTGTCTCCAGAGCCTAGGGCACGCCCTCCTAGCGATAACTGATGGGAAAGGGGACCAAGATAGTTTCCAAAGAAGTTTAAGATATGAGGCTAAACAGGTCTGGAGCAGAGTTGGGATAAAGTGGGAAGACCTTGATTTGTTTAAATATAGGGCGGGAAAAGAGCGGGGCGAAATAATTCGGAATAAAATATTCCTAGAAAATAGTACGATAGTTTCATCTTGGCAAAGTCTTGTTAGAGAAACGGGAAACATTGAAGTCTGGCAAATTAACGGGGATGTTGTTGATTTAGGTAAGATGCTAAACATTGAAACACCCTATAATGAAATAGTCTGCAGGGTGGCGCATAAAATGGCTATAAATGGAGAGAAACCCGGAAAATATTCCATTCAAGACTTATTGAGAAAAATTGGATGA
- a CDS encoding DUF3830 family protein — protein MDYLKDTIPERKEHPSGIQLELEINGITLVADLLDNKAPRTCAMLLDVLPLEEPISHQQWSGSGLQVHGSRLRQATRKAGLWPDPMYPDYGENPHIYGCRGELSFHPISPGLFITYGKSVFSGPEYGVLPSYIFGEINQDLDVLRSVGRKIAREGRTEVIIRKKK, from the coding sequence ATGGATTATCTGAAAGATACTATACCCGAGAGAAAGGAACACCCCTCAGGGATACAGCTCGAGCTGGAGATAAACGGGATCACCCTCGTAGCGGATCTTCTCGACAACAAGGCGCCGAGAACCTGCGCTATGCTGTTGGACGTTCTACCCCTAGAGGAGCCAATCTCCCACCAGCAGTGGTCGGGAAGTGGACTCCAGGTCCACGGCTCCCGCCTGAGGCAGGCAACTAGGAAGGCTGGGCTCTGGCCGGATCCTATGTATCCAGACTACGGCGAGAACCCCCATATCTATGGTTGCCGGGGGGAGCTGAGCTTTCACCCTATAAGCCCCGGGCTCTTCATAACATACGGTAAATCTGTCTTTTCAGGACCAGAATACGGTGTTCTGCCCAGCTATATTTTCGGTGAGATTAACCAGGACCTCGACGTACTCCGCTCCGTCGGCAGGAAAATTGCCCGTGAAGGAAGAACCGAGGTAATAATCAGGAAGAAAAAATAA
- a CDS encoding TldD/PmbA family protein: MDEKKLLELSGYIVSKGQRLGASDVEVLSRSTSEIDVIVKSGEISGVEKRLSDGIAIRLYIGKRMGSAFTNIPTTEAADEALAMALASAKVTTEDPDWVALPEPKDYPTINGLWNEDIARCEPSKAVEIAEDFRRRATEAEEGLIVAYGGSGISLYHTALANSRGISHSERGNIAYAYLGAIAQIEQGVTPMVFSVDVKRHIDLDLKSAVDDIASLLRVCKNTVDGKSGKHTVVMHPWAYSQILSYTLFQAVRGDNVARGKSKLNRRIGETIAADNLTIVDDGTIPTGINSSLADDEGVPRRRTTIIKEGVLKSFLWDTYWGNKTGEESTGNSRRRMRQGLVEIGSTNTVVEPGKRDIRDIVSEIDHGYLIRNVQGAHSSNPESGDFSVVGNPAILIEEGEMAGAVHGLMISGNTFDLLSKCVEVAKETIPLQGLIGPEIVFDDVNVISRR; the protein is encoded by the coding sequence ATGGACGAGAAGAAGCTACTGGAGCTAAGCGGATACATTGTCTCGAAAGGGCAACGGCTGGGAGCCTCCGACGTAGAGGTGCTCTCAAGGTCCACCTCGGAGATCGACGTCATTGTCAAGAGCGGGGAGATCAGCGGAGTCGAGAAAAGGCTCTCAGACGGCATCGCAATCAGGCTCTATATTGGTAAGAGGATGGGCTCGGCCTTCACCAACATCCCTACAACGGAGGCGGCGGACGAGGCCCTTGCAATGGCCTTGGCTAGCGCAAAGGTCACTACCGAGGACCCCGACTGGGTTGCCCTCCCGGAGCCAAAGGATTATCCTACAATCAATGGTTTATGGAATGAAGACATCGCAAGGTGTGAACCTTCGAAAGCCGTAGAGATAGCCGAGGACTTTAGGAGGAGGGCGACGGAGGCAGAGGAGGGCCTGATTGTGGCCTACGGCGGGTCGGGGATCAGTCTCTATCACACTGCATTGGCCAACAGCCGTGGAATATCACATTCGGAGAGGGGAAATATCGCCTATGCATACCTCGGCGCAATAGCTCAGATTGAGCAGGGGGTGACCCCTATGGTCTTCTCAGTTGATGTCAAGAGACATATAGATCTAGACCTCAAATCGGCTGTAGACGATATTGCCAGCCTCCTCAGGGTGTGTAAGAATACCGTCGATGGAAAGTCTGGGAAGCACACTGTGGTAATGCATCCTTGGGCCTACAGCCAGATCCTCAGTTACACCCTTTTCCAAGCTGTGAGAGGGGACAATGTCGCTAGGGGGAAATCAAAGCTCAACAGGAGGATAGGGGAAACCATAGCCGCTGATAACTTGACTATAGTTGACGATGGGACCATTCCCACGGGAATAAACAGTTCTCTCGCGGATGACGAGGGAGTCCCCCGCAGGAGGACCACCATTATCAAAGAGGGGGTCCTCAAATCGTTCCTCTGGGACACATACTGGGGGAATAAGACGGGAGAGGAAAGCACCGGGAATTCTAGGAGAAGAATGCGCCAAGGACTAGTGGAGATTGGGAGCACCAACACCGTGGTGGAGCCCGGGAAGAGAGATATCCGAGACATCGTCTCCGAGATAGACCACGGTTATCTTATCAGAAACGTTCAAGGGGCCCATAGTTCCAACCCTGAGTCCGGTGACTTTAGCGTCGTAGGGAACCCTGCGATCCTCATCGAGGAAGGGGAGATGGCTGGTGCCGTCCACGGTCTCATGATCTCGGGGAACACTTTTGACCTCCTCAGCAAATGCGTCGAGGTGGCAAAGGAGACCATCCCCCTTCAGGGCCTCATAGGTCCGGAAATCGTCTTCGATGACGTCAACGTGATATCCCGGAGGTAG
- a CDS encoding TldD/PmbA family protein translates to MEKALERGRDLGAAYVELRGESGFVEYIQMDDFRVTALTQRIEQGVAVRVLMDGAWGFVSTGDLSALEGAVDNAYRMAKAAAASRREAIVLSDIKAVRDVDEIKVARDPRHVPIEEKINYLESMTKVIKGYDPRITAVTVKVRSASGKKYLSTSDGTRIQSDIMLVWSYPWVTGKEGDSLSSARHEEASTTQGWEYMDDFATPEFMGEEVARKVKLQLGGVSPKAGSFPCVIGPRVVGTLAHEALGHLAEADLTVNSTFNGKIGKVVASEGVTMIDDGTLPGNVGTTRFDDEGVPTSRVELIKDSVLTGLLTNREYASKLGLQASGNARAENYLHPPIIRMRSTFFETGDWSNDELFDGIEFGYYCLDMRGGQAQLNASFQVGIQEAYEIVEGEIGLPVTDLSISGIATDSLFQIQGISDDEITFGAGRCGKGQEAFISDGGPTTRFMEGGITFGGQR, encoded by the coding sequence TTGGAGAAGGCTTTAGAAAGAGGCCGGGACTTAGGGGCAGCCTACGTAGAGTTGAGAGGGGAGTCGGGGTTCGTCGAGTATATTCAGATGGACGACTTCCGGGTCACCGCTCTCACCCAGAGGATAGAGCAGGGCGTCGCGGTGCGGGTGCTTATGGACGGGGCGTGGGGGTTTGTATCTACGGGGGACCTTAGCGCCCTTGAAGGCGCAGTCGATAATGCTTATAGAATGGCGAAGGCGGCGGCTGCGTCGCGCAGGGAAGCCATAGTGCTCTCAGATATAAAGGCGGTGCGTGACGTAGATGAGATAAAGGTGGCGAGGGACCCCAGGCATGTCCCCATCGAGGAGAAGATTAACTATTTAGAGTCTATGACTAAGGTGATCAAGGGTTATGATCCCCGGATTACGGCGGTCACCGTCAAAGTTAGATCCGCCTCGGGGAAGAAGTACCTCTCCACGTCGGACGGGACGAGAATCCAGTCTGACATAATGTTGGTGTGGAGCTATCCGTGGGTGACGGGAAAAGAAGGGGACAGCTTGAGCTCCGCGAGGCATGAGGAGGCATCCACCACCCAAGGGTGGGAGTACATGGATGATTTTGCGACCCCCGAGTTCATGGGGGAGGAGGTAGCGAGAAAGGTGAAGCTCCAGCTAGGAGGCGTGTCCCCTAAGGCCGGTAGTTTTCCCTGCGTGATTGGGCCTAGGGTGGTGGGAACCCTTGCCCATGAGGCTCTGGGCCACCTGGCCGAGGCTGATCTCACGGTGAACAGCACTTTCAACGGGAAAATTGGGAAAGTCGTCGCATCTGAAGGAGTCACCATGATCGACGACGGCACCCTCCCAGGGAATGTTGGAACCACCCGCTTCGACGATGAGGGGGTTCCCACGAGCAGGGTGGAGCTCATAAAGGACTCCGTCCTCACGGGGCTACTCACCAATAGGGAGTACGCCTCGAAGCTTGGACTCCAAGCCTCGGGGAACGCCAGGGCCGAGAACTATCTCCACCCTCCTATCATCCGAATGAGAAGTACATTCTTTGAAACTGGAGACTGGTCCAATGACGAGCTCTTCGATGGCATCGAGTTCGGGTACTACTGCCTCGACATGCGGGGTGGCCAGGCCCAGCTGAACGCCAGCTTCCAAGTGGGGATCCAAGAGGCCTACGAGATTGTAGAAGGGGAGATCGGGTTACCCGTGACAGACCTATCTATCTCAGGGATAGCCACAGACTCCCTTTTCCAGATCCAGGGCATCTCTGATGACGAGATCACTTTCGGAGCGGGCCGATGTGGGAAAGGGCAGGAAGCCTTCATCTCGGACGGAGGCCCTACCACCAGGTTCATGGAGGGTGGAATAACTTTCGGGGGACAAAGATAG